The sequence CGTGGCTGCCGCGCGGCGCATGGCCGATGCGGCCCTCGCACCGCCCCACCTCCACCTTCGACGCGCCCCCGGGCATCACCAGCGCCAGCGCGCACCGGAAGGACGCCGTGCGCTTGTCGTCGGGCACGCCGGACAGCTCGGTCAGCAGCTTCTCGTAGCGGGCCTTGTCGTCACCCGGCGCATAGCGCGCGGAGTAAACGCCGGGACGGCCGTCCAGTGCGTCCACGAACAGGCCGGAGTCGTCCGCCAGCGCGGGCAGCCCCGTGGCCTGGGAGTACTCGCGGGCCTTCTTCAGCGCGTTGCCCTCGAGGGTGGGCTCGTCCTCGACGACGTCCGGCAGGGGCGGCAGGTCCGCCAGCGACACCACCTCCACCGCGTCCCCCACCAGCCCGCGCAGCTCGCGCAGCTTGCCGGCGTTGGTGGTGGCGAAGAGCAGCTTCGGCTTCACCGTCATCCCAGCACCTTCGCCTGTGCGGCGACGAGCTGCTGAATCGCGGCGAGGCCGCCGTCCACCATGGCGTCCAGCGTCTTGCGGTCGAAGAGCTGGTGCTCGGCGGTGCCCTGCAGCTCCACCATGCGGCCGTCCGCGGTGGCCACGAGGTTGAGGTCCACGTCCGCGTTGGAGTC comes from Pyxidicoccus parkwaysis and encodes:
- the rdgB gene encoding RdgB/HAM1 family non-canonical purine NTP pyrophosphatase, with the protein product MTVKPKLLFATTNAGKLRELRGLVGDAVEVVSLADLPPLPDVVEDEPTLEGNALKKAREYSQATGLPALADDSGLFVDALDGRPGVYSARYAPGDDKARYEKLLTELSGVPDDKRTASFRCALALVMPGGASKVEVGRCEGRIGHAPRGSHGFGYDPVFIVSDKGGRTMAELTADEKAAVSHRGAAFRLMKPHLLGLVAG